The Melitaea cinxia chromosome 8, ilMelCinx1.1, whole genome shotgun sequence genomic interval TTGTACCTAGAAGATTCATAAACTATTGAATGGCcatcttaatttataaaaaatattaaaatagtgcaATATAAATTGTCTGTGGACATGGCAAGGTAAAAAGAAAATGTCACTGGATTGTGGAAAATGACATTGACATTTCTACATGAAATGTAAGATTTTTGCGATTgagagaaaaataattaataaagatgtCTTCAAATTTATCTGCAATTGAATTATTAAACTTGGGAAATGAAGGACGAACGAAGCCTGTTTTAAATGAATACTGGCCCTACCTCTTGGGTACATTCTTCGGAGTGGGAACAGgccttattataaattttggcACTAGACGTCCTCTCATGAGCGGTaacaatattacataataacaagaaaacaaaataataataaattaatactgtCATTATAATTAGTCTGTCTTTTTAGGTATACAAAAGCATATTATAGGTGTAGTTGGTTGGACATCGCTTTTTACGTATGTAACGAACAAACGAGAAGAATATTTAGCTGAAAAAGACGCAATTCTGAGGCACTACATTCAACTGCACCCTGAAGATTTCCCTGTTCCAGGTATTTTGACTATGTTCACGATAGTAATGTATGTGCTTGAAATCCAGTAGATAgaacatgtaaatacataaGAAGTGGTTTCACATTATACATAACAAACTTAACCTCTGAATTTTTTTGGAGTTAAgtttataatagtaattattttctgGTATGCAGTGAAGGCATTGCTTCTGATAGTACCCTACTGAAAAATACCAGTAGGATCCATCAAAAGCAACAAAAGCAACTTAGAaaccattaaatatataatatttattggttTCCAAGTGGCTTTTAGTGTTTTGTTTTGATGGGGTCTTATTGGAATTTTTCAATAGGGTAGTAGCAgcatttgaaatatttgttattggaATATTTATAgcctttttttatacacatagCCACACATAGCACACACATAATggaatcttaattttttaaatctattaatacaaaatacaaaattgtgCATTCTCTGATCTATTAGGCACAACATATGAAACCATTTCTTTATTCTATCTAATAACAACCAATTTAGTTGTATTTCATATACTCAGCTACATAAATTACTTAAAGTATTAGGAATaactgtttattatatatattatttaaaaatatagataacaagatttaattgctttaaatgttttattatttatggtcTAAGTATGTGGTTGTAATTATTCTGGTGCTTTTTCAGAGAGGAAAAAGTTTAGTGAAGTTTTGGAGCCATGGGTACCTGTCCGTTAATTTGATTAGTGATACAAAAAAATGCAGATAAATTAGTGCAgattctttgtttttatttaaataaattgcaattaattatatttctttcattaaaccaaatttttttatttgtctgtaATACTATTCTTCATCTTCTTGTATCTTGAGAAtagaattgataaaaaaatacaagtatatgttgaataattatttattttttagttttatcacATGTAATGCACACACAGAGTTTTATGTATAAGAAAGCTGTGACCACTTATGTAAGCTGGCTTTGTTTAAATAATCCCATTAATATTGGAAATTATAATGATTCACACTCATATAATGATTGACCAATCTTAAGTCTGCAAACATATGTCAAACCTTTTTTGCTCTTGTTAAAACCTCCCTTTTTATACTAACAGAGTAGTAAACATGTATATGATCCACATAAAAATGGTTACCATAGATAGGGATTCCAGTAATCCCAAGAGAGTCACAGGGGCTTGATGACCCCATTTCTGTTGTTAATACAGGGCATTGACAAGTTTTGGTACCTTGCATATCATACAACCACAACGCTACTTGAAAGGTGTTTTTGTGGGTGTGGTTTTCTGTAAGGTTCAGGTACCTCCTCAGTCCGgtagctccagattttgagtaagattagaaatatatattaaatttatttatataccctTATGATGAATAAGATAATGCTGAGCCAAAGGTGCCATATAGTGAAATATCTCCCCACAAACTGAACAATGTAGAGAATCACAAGGTATGTTACTTGCATACTGGTGATCATGTTTCAAATCTTTATTCTCATATAAATGATGATTTCTATTTACACTACTTATTGGAATTTTATTGTCTGGAACGTCATTTCCTACTGGAACAGATATACTCTTGGTTTCATCTACTCCTATTATATCTATGTTATTGCTATTACTGTAGTCATTTTGAGCCTTAGATGTCTCagatattttatgttttctCAAGTGATGTTTCTTCTGtaaagcaatattttattagaattttttcataaaataacttGATAAAAGATTTAACCCCATTAAAATGCTTACTAGATCTCTATTATGGACGTAGGCAGCACCACAGATGTCACATTTAAAACCTTTTACTTCTCTGTGTTTAAACATATGTCTTGTCAGTTCACTTGATGTTATAAATGACTTTTTACATAAAGAACAaacctaaaatatataatataaataaattattatttttttatatattgtctaatttaaatttatttttttattagaaagccTATTTATCAGACAGGAAATGAGTTTCAAAactatgttatttaaaatactatgaTGCACAGAAGCAAAGCAGTAAAAGCTATGCTGTTGATCTATATTTTAGTATCTACTTACATGGTCTTTTTGTCCGGTATGTATTTTCAAATGTGTTTGTAGATTCCCTTGAGCTGAAAATGttttactgaaattaaaaaaaagttttatgttaTTGATGATACGAAAATTGTTGTTATCTAATAAGCTTTGTTTAAAAAAGGCTGACAAACCTGCACACGTCACATTGAAAAGGTTTCTCGCCAGTGTGCATACGAAGATGTATTGTAAGATTATGTTTTTGAGTAAATCTCCGTGGGCAGAACATACAGACAAAGGGCTTATCACCTGTATGTGtcctgtaatattatttaaaaaatataactttcctttgtaatgtaatgtaaatgtaaattttacacAGGAAAACACTAACTCAtagaagtaaaaattaaaaaggattTTAATTCACCCATATGAATTATATGATTTTGGctgtttgatttttttcttgttaaaatatagccatgtcactcagtgataacaTAGCATATTGGTAAAAGGCAATCAAtgcagtagtttttgagtttacccattaaaaacaaaatataatttcattccTCTGTATAACATTAGcattgattgtaataaaatcttagtacctaatttttattttatttttaggtacattatttttttttttaatatatcttacCTGACATGTATTTCTAACTGGGCtttacatttaaattgtttatcacATTGATAGCAAGAGTGATCCTGCTTCTGCTTCGGCTTTGGTCCTCTTTTTAACTTTTCAGATTCaggcttttttttgtaatttgatgaggtttttttctgttctacatttttacatttactaaaataggtttaatatttaaaaacatgaaGTAAGAATTTATGACATTAATAAAATgcaaagataaattttataatagtaaattttgcTATGAGACAAAAGAATTTTCatattaacttaataatataatgggggtaatttttcttattatatatttctgatACTACAGCATACTTttgctaaa includes:
- the LOC123655748 gene encoding NADH dehydrogenase [ubiquinone] 1 subunit C2, coding for MSSNLSAIELLNLGNEGRTKPVLNEYWPYLLGTFFGVGTGLIINFGTRRPLMSGIQKHIIGVVGWTSLFTYVTNKREEYLAEKDAILRHYIQLHPEDFPVPERKKFSEVLEPWVPVR
- the LOC123655749 gene encoding zinc finger protein 569 translates to MNKICRICLEEGVLSSIFAKNYPVSLCEMIEFTTKVKIRINDGLPEQICSNCVYKLGVAYHFKQSCESADLRLREYLALDMPNRVKDAIVMTDPIVVTQRTIIKKCKCKNVEQKKTSSNYKKKPESEKLKRGPKPKQKQDHSCYQCDKQFKCKAQLEIHVRTHTGDKPFVCMFCPRRFTQKHNLTIHLRMHTGEKPFQCDVCSKTFSAQGNLQTHLKIHTGQKDHVCSLCKKSFITSSELTRHMFKHREVKGFKCDICGAAYVHNRDLKKHHLRKHKISETSKAQNDYSNSNNIDIIGVDETKSISVPVGNDVPDNKIPISSVNRNHHLYENKDLKHDHQYASNIPCDSLHCSVCGEIFHYMAPLAQHYLIHHKGI